The following nucleotide sequence is from Novipirellula galeiformis.
ACCACGGGCTGGAATTGACGCAGAGTGGCGATGCGGAATTGACACGCTACCGTCGCGAGCACGTCGGTTTCGTCTTCCAATTCTATAATCTGATCCCGAGCTTGACCGCTCGCGAGAATGTCGAATTGATCACCGAGATTGCCGACTCGCCGATGGATGCGCTGGCGGCGCTCGAGTTGGTCCACATGCAGGATCGAGCAAACCATTTCCCGGCTCAGCTTTCGGGCGGCGAGCAGCAGCGAGTGGCGATTGCGCGAGCGATCGCCAAGAATCCCAAGGTGTTGCTTTGTGACGAACCGACCGGAGCACTCGATGTACAGACCGGCATTGTCGTGCTCGAAGCGATCGCGAGAATCAATCGAACCTTGG
It contains:
- a CDS encoding ABC transporter ATP-binding protein, with amino-acid sequence MTQRAHDKTAVFRAVDIAKIYEMGEVKVHALRGVTLELYEHEFVVLLGASGSGKSTLLNILGGLDVPTSGTVHYHGLELTQSGDAELTRYRREHVGFVFQFYNLIPSLTARENVELITEIADSPMDALAALELVHMQDRANHFPAQLSGGEQQRVAIARAIAKNPKVLLCDEPTGALDVQTGIVVLEAIARINRTLGTTTAVITHNAVIAQLADRVITLSDGQISGIEDNQGKIAAADLRW